tcttatttgtgaaaatgttggacgaattgccaacttcaaaattgccagctctgaaacatctggcctgttctgaaaaatgtgatagctctgagtctctgctcctctagtctaactatgagcatgggaaaccacgtgaaaagactttggattacatccaaatggtttttatttcacgaattatggctcaactgtcgaaaatctcaaTCACACAAAGTGTGCAAACATGGGACCTAATGGTAAaaataggaccgtaactttcaggatttttaaaaaaaggacTATAAGTTacgaattttgaaaataaggactataattttttttttaacatttacacTCTTGTTTTGGGCCCAAAATTAATTGTTCGGGCTTTTGATGCCACGTAGAGCCCGTTGCTGACGTGGACTGCCATATTGTCaacttttttgcaaaaaaaaaatttgtttcttttttgtattctcGTTTTAACAATTaacagttatatttttttttaggaaaattaacaattatatttgttttatcttaattaatttaatatcctaAAAGAAAGCTACATATATACGTTCATTATAATGTTAAAAGACatgtattatttcttttttacatttaattagaagaataaattataaaaaaatatgccaTCAggttttcttcacaaaaaaaatGTCTTTAAATATCTTTAGATATTCCTGCTTACTCAATTCTTCCTTGCTTGCAAATCTGCCATACTGCAAAATCTCTTCTCACTATTCAAAATTGAtggcatattttttttataatttattcttctaattaaatgtaaaaaagaaataatacatGTCTTTTGACATTTTAATGAACGTATATATGTAGCTTTCTTTtaggatattaaattaattaagataaaacaaatataattgttaattttcctaaaaaaatataactgtTAATTGTTAAAACgagaatacaaaaaagaaacaaaaaatttttttgcaaaaaagttGACATGGCAGTCCACGTCAGCAACGGGCTCTACGTGGCATCAAAAGCCCGAACAATTAATTTTGGGCCCGAAACAGGAgtgtaaatgttaaaaaaaaaattatagtccttattttcaaaatccgtaACTTATAGTCCTTTTTCTAAAAATCCTGAAAGTTACGGTCCTGTTTTTACCATTAGGTCGCAAacatggtgatattgattataaaggtgatcacattagggaattcacttctagcggagaattgggtctgatcgaattgcctACATTACTGtattgttgcttcttaaactttgagttacttgcatgatcgagagatgtgtattgattgtaaaattttgaattgactttgagaatgttggatggaaattagaattgttgaaatcaatctcttcctaggattcatatggattttgcttgaggacaagcaaaaggctaagtgtgggggggttgatttatgcctaattgttctaatgttgggggtttacatgcgcatattttaagttaaatcttctggaaattggtgcgttttatggtttgttttatgcttttcaggagatttaggtcttatagatggaagagtgcgattttggagattttgggggtAAGAATCGTGTTTTTAGGCACACTTTGTTATGCAAAGCTGAACTTCTCTATGAAGGCTCGTGCCAGAGTAGAGAAGCCcgcttcagagcagaggagtgcgCTCCAGAAGTCGCCAGCGAAATCCGCTCAAGCCTGAGAAATGAGGAGGCGAGcgcggaaatgccagaggaatcgaggcgagcgcggaaatgccagaagaatcgaagcgagcgaggaatcgccagagaaatcacttcgctactggaaacataagtgtcagaggaatcgctatgccagaggaatcaaacgccagagaaatcaccatttctctggagtcaaagaaatcaccatttctctggagtcagtgaaatcaagaagccagtgtagccaagttatcaccagaggagtcaaaagtcagagcagaggagataGAAGttcattacagcggaatcgagaagccagagaaatcaccatctcTCTGGCGAAAGCCGGAGCCGAAACCATCCCGCTGgtgacccattccgctggcgatagccagagccgaagccattccgctggcgagaaccCCGAATTCGGCCAGGGAGGAGATTATTTCTGGGGcgcgcgtcatagctggagagttgccttattttgcacgattctattgcctttagagttctactttgcatggcaactttcatggtgatccagaaggatttgaagtccataaatagggccatactttttattgtaaaatatcaatcccttgccctaatttttggagtTCTGCCGTTAAGAAGCATGCAGCGCTGCACtgctccgaagcttaggaatttacttgctttcatagtctttcatagtttcgaatttttattgttctaagttagatttcaattttgtttttagtttagttcattcttggattgtgattgagtgacacaattacatgttcaaggagttttacggtatttcgtatttcaattcaatttatttctgtttaatcatgtttatgcttttcgtttatgtttatgctttctttttaattatgcaattcaCTTTAGtttacgcctagattagttggtttttaatttacaagtatttgaTTTCATAAATAGGTTTACTTTAAGtcctttaaaatcttgcctagggtttaatagttcaatttgcctagtttaattttaagttcggtttttacttcagtttttaattccaagttttagtttaataatcaatctttttactgctttctttactgtttttcctgcgatacaattagaagcccttaaagactttccttgagagatgacactgggtcaacttaccatcactaggatgtccttgttctattgcaagtcaaatgTTCGCTATTTATTTTCACCAcaccgcaagtatacgggtagttgcaatatatggaagcaaggtcgtatcccacaaggattagtagttcaatctagtgattatcttaattcattatgctagagctatttagactaaacaatgagGTGAAAGGTTCAATTATCTAGCAATTTCAAAGACTAATAAGATCAAACAAACAAAGAGAATTAAACAAGTGATGAAggtgatttagggactaggcatcaatggacaagtaatggatttcaaatagctcaatattaatcttaacattcctaattatctagagtgatctcccaactagttctagccccctcccggacgactaaaacggtagattacgggtcatagttgccgtccccggtcaacttctaacctataactcccaaaagcacacaaagatcgacaaactctcacccaactctcaacctctcggtttattgagttgatatgtttcaagcacctaatctattatgattatcctctcccgattcaaaacATAAATTGGAAATGCATAgagagtggccaacaatccatacaagatataaatctagggcttgaaaagataatagcaATAGAAATAACTAAGAAATATATTGAGCATAACATTCAATCCAATACAACAtccatctagcctaatccccaaaccaatgggaaATTAGcttaacatgttcaaacacaataaatcaaagttaaaggtgtacataaatgaaagagagagtaagaaatgacaaatcctattaatgagctttcttcaatcttctctcctcttcaatgcttTCAATCTTGGTGAAAaaatgtggtaatggaggctagggtttggtgtggaggaattggggaagatggaaaaatgggtgaggaagatgaaagatatgagaaaagaggggaaaaatggagttttgggcaaaaatcgcgtctgggcccaccaaaagaCGGATCTCCGCCTCTtccccgcggtcacggcatgaaccgcggttgaaaacgcggctggaagcaggggaggccgcggccgcggctcggaccgcgggtgactgtaaaaaacgttctggactgctctggagcagaggcccgcggtcgggcccgtggccgcggcccggaccgcgggttactgggcaattttggagcagaggcccgcggtcgggcccgtggccgcggcccggaccgcggtcgcctgggctttatgcgcagtccgcttgttcggtttcgttctccctcgtccggactcggatttggtcgccgtttgcgctcacgaattcctatcgagacgtacttcgatctcatgtcttcaaaatcctccaattagtccttgatttttcctgaaatcactccaaaactacaccaacgAATCAAatctcaaaattgggatacaaacacatattagcaatcaattcatgggggaaaatgacaacaattcatgcgatattgaggtacaaaaaccatgtttgtcagccccccaaacttaaagcgttgtttgtccccaaacaacaaagagaagagaaataaaagataacaaacatgtgagaatgaattggtgtcattacaagggcttcaatttttttcaaaatatttcactagtgtatcacaagtagatatgcatttcaagaagtcacaagtgatagtaagttcaacattatagcctccaagcttgaatcctcacaaggtgaatgtttcaatgatgcactcgactctcaagtgtttagaatggacgtgtttacactcaattcgaaacaatgcatgcaatctaccataggcttgccatttgtcctaactctctatgcttcaatgtgttataaatagagatcaaaaagggctttcattggattgtaatgagggctctttggtaatgtgagtagttttttttaggcaaagtgactcatcccacaatctagcaatcacaatgaacaagtcaaattcaccatttctcttttctaatcaatcaataaccaATATCTCCACATTTATTCTTTTTCATCCTATGAATACTTATCAAgaccatgattcaaaaggcaaatcactcccctttatacTATTTTGTTCAACAtttctcttcatttttctttctttttctttttgagtttataggagactagtgattttcactcaatcaaagtaTGACAAGCAATTTCAATGATTTCTCAAccattttcatcaaagcaaccaccaacAATCAACGTTCTACCCCTTttcattggttaattcaaaaaaaagcTATAAGGCACAAAGTGGGTAAACtatgatcatatgagaatttggacataATTTAAGTCAAGTGGCTAGCAAGGATgaccttaaatcacttcaatatccataacacatctactttcatttttttatagaggacttatggcaagttctagagattaaCGAGCATGTTCaattgatttacactcaagaatgaaatgagattgtgataatatgacaatcaatggctcaattcttacaagctcattatcaagttcttggaggcaaaatatttaactcacttgtcacaagttcaaacttttcatgcataatccacaagtgatacacacaatttcttttcaaaaaacaACAATCATATTGTAAGCCCAACAACAAACAATTCATCGTCACAAAATTTGCtacaattatcccaagcaaaacaaaaacaaaaatatcaacccaactaactctcaagctttcatttattcaacaataacaaaaacaagacaacaatactaaaacaaacaaaaacaagtaaagcttaagatagatgagacaactaatccatctctcccctccccccaaacttatttcacacaaagtgaaaatgagtttggaagaaaagagaaggagaagttgtctcggactcacaaaaaaaactaacatataaaaaaaaataaaccatacaaaaattaaagggtaccttgttggggtgcctcccaactagcgcttagtttaacgtcatgagctagacgtctccatgatggtgttatggctcgggggtggttccaacgaacacttcaacttttggtttcaagggcaaaaatgccttgattctttccttctcaaccacaaaggttctttcatccttctttctcaattcaattgctccattgttgaaaaccttgttgattttgaaaggacccgtccattttgatcttggcttttccggaggtagtgattgacggaaggtgaggagaaggacttcatcatcgggtgcaaactcccgtttgtgcatcatctcgtcattagcacttgttgtcctctctttgtagaggcttgacttctcaaatgcgtgatactcatctaactctttgagttggagtacacggtcttgccccattggatgtatctcattctcaccaaagaatgcatacttcaagtgtgtggggagaagcttcaactccaagccttgggcgtcctcctctttcctttctcccggaaattggtagctattggcggccaagttctctatgatgtgggtggcctcctcgtggctcttctccaacaatgctccattggccgatgcattcatgtctctttgcatctcaccactacacccggtatagaatgagcaaataatggtgttttgatccaaaccatggttgggacacttccttatcatctctttgaatctctcccaagcttcatagaaggtctctccatcgaattgatgaaattggacaatgtccttcttcatcttcattgtcTTACTTGGAGGGAAGAACTTGATAAGGAACCTTTGAGCCATtttctcccatgtagtgatggaaccaatctctaaagattgataccatgtcttggccatgcccctcagtgagaagggaaagagtcggagtcgaatggcatcctccggaactccatttatcttgatagtatcgcatatctccaagaaattgccgagatgtccattcgggtcatcttgagaaagaccggcgaattgattttgttgcaccatgttgatgagggccggcttgagctcaaaattattggcattgaTTCTCGGGGCATGCACTCCCACTTGTTGGACCAcgggttggaacatattgctaataggtggtggtggtggtgcattcctttgagcctcttgctcattgattTGCCCTTGCATGTCCTCCAATTGCCTTTGGAGTTGACGGATTAAATCGAAATTTTCCGCCATAGCTTCCTCcaactctctatctcttcttgttcttgctttgttgtgtcggcaaaaagcttcaacctcaaggtctataggtataagaggtgcacctTTAGACCTTGTAttcatacactacctatcaaccaacaagaacaaagagtcaaatcacaatcttaaaatagaaaacaaaaattaaagcaagtaaaatgtctaaagtagttaagcacaatgaagcaaaatatcacaagcaaagaaactaaactaatccccggcaacggcgccaaaaacttgttcgctatttatTTTCACCAcaccgcaagtatacgggtagttgcaatatatggaagcaaggtcgtatcccacaaggattagtagttcaatctagtgattatcttaattcattatgctagagctatttagactaaacaatgagGTGAAAGGTTCAATTATCTAGCAATTTCAAAGACTAATAAGATCAAACAAACAAAGAGAATTAAACAAGTGATGAAggtgatttagggactaggcatcaatggacaagtaatggatttcaaatagctcaatattaatcttaacattcctaattatctagagtgatctcccaactagttctagccccctcccggacgactaaaacggtagattacgggtcatagttgccgtccccggtcaacttctaacctataactcccaaaagcacacaaagatcgacaaactctcacccaactctcaacctctcggtttattgagttgatatgtttcaagcacctaatctattatgattatcctctcccgattcaaaacATAAATTGGAAATGCATAgagagtggccaacaatccatacaagatataaatctagggcttgaaaagataatagcaATAGAAATAACTAAGAAATATATTGAGCATAACATTCAATCCAATACAACAtccatctagcctaatccccaaaccaatgggaaATTAGcttaacatgttcaaacacaataaatcaaagttaaaggtgtacataaatgaaagagagagtaagaaatgacaaatcctattaatgagctttcttcaatcttctctcctcttcaatgcttTCAATCTTGGTGAAAaaatgtggtaatggaggctagggtttggtgtggaggaattggggaagatggaaaaatgggtgaggaagatgaaagatatgagaaaagaggggaaaaatggagttttgggcaaaaatcgcgtctgggcccaccaaaagaCGGATCTCCGCCTCTtccccgcggtcacggcatgaaccgcggttgaaaacgcggctggaagcaggggaggccgcggccgcggctcggaccgcgggtgactgtaaaaaacgttctggactgctctggagcagaggcccgcggtcgggcccgtggccgcggcccggaccgcgggttactgggcaattttggagcagaggcccgcggtcgggcccgtggccgcggcccggaccgcggtcgcctgggctttatgcgcagtccgcttgttcggtttcgttctccctcgtccggactcggatttggtcgccgtttgcgctcacgaattcctatcgagacgtacttcgatctcatgtcttcaaaatcctccaattagtccttgatttttcctgaaatcactccaaaactacaccaacgAATCAAatctcaaaattgggatacaaacacatattagcaatcaattcatgggggaaaatgacaacaattcatgcgatattgaggtacaaaaaccatgtttgtcatcaaactagaggtgttctaggttgagtcaggCGCCCTTAAGAATTGTCATTCGGCCCCCCTTCCCCATTTACCTTCTAACCCATCATCTTCCAAAGCAGCACATGATAGCGAATTATAACGCAAATCAGGCACATGATGCACATTTTTCAAGGTATAAGTATGACCGGAATcaaatttcaagaaaatatcACCCATACCAAGGACTGGACATTTCTTCTCATCAGCAAATGACACAAAACCATCACTGacaaaaatataattagaaAACATACTTTTGAATGGAGACATATGAAACGTGCAACCTGAATCTACAAGCCATTCTCTTTCACTTAGAGTCGTTCAATGCACAGAGTTCACGGAAAACACCATAAACAAATCTCCCAAGTTTTCACTAGTAGTAACGATATTAGCTTGCTCATGTTTCTTAGGACGAGTACACTCCTTAATATAATGACCAATCGCCACATTTGTAACACTTTCTTCCCTTTCTTTTAGACTTAGACCTACTCTTGCCACGGTATTTTTGTTTTCCCTTCGAATCATCATTAttagcatgcttaggattattaTTAGACCTATTTTCAGTTCTTCCTCTCACATGCATAATCTCACAAGATGATTTTCCATATTTTCTATGTTTCAATTCAACTTCTTTGCTTTTTAAACTATCCACAACAGTTTCAAGACTCACACTGTCTCTTCCATACTTAATAGCAGATTTCACATCACTGTAAGAATCAGGGATATCATTTAAAAGAGCAATAGGAGCATAATCATCAATGTGCTTATCACCGGTTAATTTAATATCTTGAATTAACTTAGTAAACACATCCaaattctcatcaatctctttAGTCAAATCAAGTTGAAAACGAAAAAACTTTTCAAGCAAAAACATCTTAGACGTCAAAGAAGTTCCAGTATACAATTCTTCAAATTTAACCCATAAATCTTTTGCAGATGTCATTCTTCCTACCTTTCTAAGGACAGACTCAGACAGGTTGAGGATAATGGCAGATAAAGCAAGTCGATTAATTTTGAGTTTTTGAAGGTCGGTTTCTTTTTCATCATAAGAAAGATCAGTAGCTTGATACACACCTTGTTGAATCAAAATACACTCCATTTTTTGTTGCCAAAAACCAAAATCAGTTTTTCCATTAAAGGGAGCCAAACCGTAATTTGTCAAAGAGGCCATgataaaaaaaacagaaaacaaaGTAGCAGATAAAGGTAGAAAGCACACTGCAAATAACCAGAATTCAAAGCGGAACTAAAATAAGAGAAGAAAACAGATTACATCACACGAACCCTAGATATATACGAGCAGATAAACACCAAGCCTAATCTGCACCAGATGGCAGCAACTAAATATTTAAAACAGAGAGAAGATCAAGCCAATTTACCAGAGCGATGCTTAAGATAGAGGCATCGTCATACCTGCGACGATCTAGATCGCTGATTGAAATAGGTAATGAAGCCCACAAGGTGTAGGGTGTGACAGCGAGACTAacctcgctctgataccactattaTGGTTTCAGCTCGCCGTCGGTCCGTTTCGTCAGCGCCAGTGCTGGACTTCGCCAGAGAATGACACGAGATAAATCCAAGCTTAGCAATTGCAGCAGCCCAATACTTGATATATCAAGAACCTGCACAAAGAAGGAGAAGACAAGCAGTAGCAATACAAAGTGGTAAGAATAAAAGAGTGACAGGAAAAAGGATAGGGGCGTCGACGCTTCTCGGCTCAGGCGCGGGCCTCCCGATAGGACAACAACACACCACCACAAGTTGGACCACTTAGGAACAGAGAAATCACTCTTGTTGACAAACAACAGCCCACAACCAACCCTTCTCCACTCGATTGCTCCTCTATCTTTACCCACTCTTTCAATTGATCGAATGTTTTCGCTACTCTAGAAGCTATGGTTGCCATCCCTTTAAATAGTCCCAAGAGATAAACTCACAAGAAAAGAAACCCACAAAAGGAAAGGGAAGCGTATCACAACTAGTAGCTAATGAAGGAAAGAAAGCTTAGAGCTTAGAGCTTAGAGCACAATATAGAGGGCCTCCAAGAGAGTGGAGTGGGTTGGGCCTTTGAGTGGTCTTTGTGGGCCAATAAGAAATAACAGCTACTAGAGTGGTCTTTGTGGGTCAATAAGAAATAACAGCTACTAAATTGGTGCATCGGCCATGGTAACTCATTAATAATTTTGCTAGTGATAACTGATTAATAATCTTGAATTTAtaattagatctatgaattcaaaatttattgttcttgaattcacaatcagatctataaaatcacaatttaatgttcttgaattcacaactaaaactagaattcacaatcagtttaatgaattcacaactatatatagtgttagtcgtgaatttatgttttaaagcttgaattcacgactaacaatatttctagttgtgaattcacgctttaaaacttgaattcacaactaacactattcatagttgtgaattcacgctttaaaacttgattcacgactaacactatttttagttctgaattcaaactttaaaagtcgaattcacaattaatatTAGCTATTCAgttgtaaattcgagttttaaaaattgaattcacaattaaaattaatgttacttgttaattcgactggttgtgaattcgcgggtaatttttaaaatttttatatgcaagggtaaaatgataAGTGtgatcaatttttaaatttttttattttaatggtcaatttttaaatttactattcctAAGTGgctattttaaaaatccactcatttataaataaacttttaattttttttaaacaaataaacttttaattttattataaactaaataaaatttccaGTTAATTTGAAAGTTATGTTTATTATAGattttgtgaaaaatagaaGCATGTGTAAAGCAAGAATATTTAAGTATTTCCACACGTAACGACCGCCGCCGACGACCATCTCCATACACATGGGCCGCACGTGGAACAATGAGTTTCCTCGCAAGTGAATTCTAATTCTTCCCCACAACACAACACAATACACCACAACAcacctctctcttctcttccgaTATATACATACGCACCTGCATAGCCCAAACGGAATCTTTGTCTCGAGGCTTTCATCATTTATGGCTTTCACTAACTCCATCACTCCCAAGGCTGAAGCACCTTCTGCTCTCCCATCCACCGGAAATCGGATCGCCGATCTTCGTTTCTCGACCTCCGTTTCAACCAAAATTTGCAATACTCCGAATCAGAGATCGATTTCCTGCGCCAGATCTTCCAAGCCGCAAGCCTTCTTCGGCCTCTGGAGCAAACCCAAGCCGGAGCCTTCAACTCCATGTAAGAATAACCTAgatttctctttgattttgTTCAATTGATTACGCGTTGGAAACAGATCTGTGATCAATTCTCAGCAGCGTTAATTTCAGCTAAGGTTCAGGAGCTGTACGTGTACGAGATGAACGAGCGCGACCGCGGCAGCCCGGCCTACCTACGCCTGAGCCAGAAGGAGCAGAACACCCTGGGCGACCTCGTCCCCTTCTCCAACAAGCTCTACTCCGGCGACCTGCAGAAGAGATTGGGCATCACGGCCGGTCTCTGCGTGCTCATCCAGCACTTTCCCGACCAGAATGCCGACCGCTACGAGGCCATCTACAGCTTCTATTTCGGCGATTACGGCCACATCTCGGTGCAGGGCGCGTACCTCACACGCTCCGACACTTACCTGGCCGTCACCGGCGGCTCCGGCGTCTTTGAGGGTGTGTCTGGCACGGTCAAGCTGCAGCAGATAGTGTTCCCGTTTAAGCTCTTCTACACGTTTTATTTGAAGGGGATCAAGGATTTGCCGGCGGAGCTGGTGGTCACCCCGGTGGCGCCGTCGCCCTCCGTCGAGCCGTCGCCGGCTGCCAAGGCCGCCGAGCCTCAGGCCACCATTGCTAACTTCACAAATTGATGTTTGTAGTCGGAATTACATTTTGTGGTGTTGGTAATTAGCTGAGGTTTTTGTTGTAGTATGGTTATTGGAATTTGTTGCGCATTCATtcacattttataatttatgtgATTTTATCTTAGAAAGTGTAGTTGTCTCATCCATTCTGCGTGATATTCTTTAAAATACTCCATATAAATAAGGTACGAGATCGAAGGCATATAAAAGAATGCTAATGCATTTTGATACATAAATTC
The genomic region above belongs to Salvia miltiorrhiza cultivar Shanhuang (shh) chromosome 5, IMPLAD_Smil_shh, whole genome shotgun sequence and contains:
- the LOC131024642 gene encoding allene oxide cyclase, chloroplastic-like isoform X1, whose amino-acid sequence is MAFTNSITPKAEAPSALPSTGNRIADLRFSTSVSTKICNTPNQRSISCARSSKPQAFFGLWSKPKPEPSTPSLISAKVQELYVYEMNERDRGSPAYLRLSQKEQNTLGDLVPFSNKLYSGDLQKRLGITAGLCVLIQHFPDQNADRYEAIYSFYFGDYGHISVQGAYLTRSDTYLAVTGGSGVFEGVSGTVKLQQIVFPFKLFYTFYLKGIKDLPAELVVTPVAPSPSVEPSPAAKAAEPQATIANFTN
- the LOC131024642 gene encoding allene oxide cyclase, chloroplastic-like isoform X2, which codes for MAFTNSITPKAEAPSALPSTGNRIADLRFSTSVSTKICNTPNQRSISCARSSKPQAFFGLWSKPKPEPSTPSKVQELYVYEMNERDRGSPAYLRLSQKEQNTLGDLVPFSNKLYSGDLQKRLGITAGLCVLIQHFPDQNADRYEAIYSFYFGDYGHISVQGAYLTRSDTYLAVTGGSGVFEGVSGTVKLQQIVFPFKLFYTFYLKGIKDLPAELVVTPVAPSPSVEPSPAAKAAEPQATIANFTN